Proteins encoded within one genomic window of Dyadobacter chenhuakuii:
- a CDS encoding TlpA family protein disulfide reductase, with amino-acid sequence MKKYNRTLLLILVLFAASQTAFSQGYRIQATIKGLADSSLVIGHYSRNNTTFVPKDTAKADATGKVVFEGKTDLPGGLYVILFPGNRSWVELVYSGKERNFSIETDTVDAIGNMKVTGSAENELFYTYQKKLKAGALEIEALKKSGSADAGTKIKALQDSFNASRLIMLADNADAFTVKLLKMSADPEIPAAPKLASGKPDSIWVFNYYKAHYWDNFDFSDARIINTPFLEPKLDRYIKNLVVQRPDSLIKDADMLAKKASANKDVKSQVVLYITNQYENPKTVGTEAVWVHMAQKYYLSGEMGTSEDVKKRIAEKVNTLKDLLVDKTFPALTLTDPAGKKISVQDLDANYSVIFFYSPTCGHCKEATPKLKAFYDKNKAKGIKIMTVSTDHNMEEWKTFIKTFHLEEVPNGFDALNQIDFIKKFDVVTTPMIYILDKNKKIIARKMPVEQLEDFLNYYQNKLARKL; translated from the coding sequence ATGAAAAAATACAACCGCACTTTACTTCTTATCCTGGTGCTTTTTGCAGCTTCCCAAACGGCTTTTTCACAAGGCTATCGCATTCAGGCAACCATTAAAGGACTTGCGGATTCGTCACTGGTAATCGGGCATTACAGCCGGAACAACACCACTTTCGTCCCAAAAGACACAGCGAAGGCTGATGCGACGGGAAAAGTAGTTTTTGAAGGAAAAACAGATCTTCCGGGAGGCTTATACGTTATCCTTTTCCCCGGTAACCGCAGCTGGGTGGAACTGGTGTATTCCGGAAAGGAGCGCAATTTCTCAATCGAAACTGATACAGTTGACGCCATTGGCAATATGAAGGTGACAGGCTCAGCAGAAAACGAGCTTTTTTATACTTATCAAAAGAAATTAAAAGCTGGCGCGCTGGAAATTGAAGCATTGAAGAAAAGCGGCAGCGCGGATGCGGGAACCAAGATCAAGGCTTTACAAGACAGCTTTAATGCATCTCGTTTAATAATGCTGGCTGACAACGCAGACGCATTTACAGTAAAATTGCTTAAAATGTCTGCCGACCCGGAGATTCCTGCTGCGCCGAAACTGGCGAGCGGCAAACCGGATTCGATCTGGGTTTTTAATTATTACAAAGCACATTACTGGGACAACTTCGACTTCTCCGACGCCAGGATCATCAACACACCTTTTCTCGAACCAAAACTCGACCGCTATATCAAGAATCTGGTCGTTCAGAGACCGGATTCACTGATTAAGGATGCGGATATGCTGGCGAAAAAGGCATCGGCAAATAAGGATGTGAAGTCGCAGGTTGTTTTATACATTACCAACCAATACGAAAATCCCAAAACGGTTGGTACGGAGGCCGTTTGGGTGCATATGGCGCAGAAATACTATCTGTCCGGCGAAATGGGCACTTCGGAGGACGTCAAAAAACGCATTGCCGAAAAGGTAAATACATTGAAAGATCTGCTGGTCGATAAAACCTTCCCAGCGCTGACACTGACTGATCCGGCAGGCAAAAAGATCAGCGTTCAGGACCTGGACGCCAATTACAGCGTCATTTTCTTCTACTCGCCGACCTGCGGGCACTGCAAGGAAGCCACCCCGAAACTGAAAGCTTTTTATGACAAGAATAAGGCCAAGGGGATCAAGATCATGACCGTTTCCACCGACCATAACATGGAAGAATGGAAAACATTCATCAAGACATTCCACCTGGAAGAAGTCCCGAACGGCTTTGACGCATTGAACCAGATCGATTTCATCAAGAAATTCGACGTGGTAACAACGCCGATGATCTATATTCTGGATAAAAATAAAAAGATCATCGCCCGCAAAATGCCAGTGGAACAACTGGAAGACTTTCTGAATTATTACCAGAACAAACTGGCAAGAAAGTTATAA
- a CDS encoding YdcF family protein: protein MFYFLSKAIDFVAMPLSIVFFLLLYSLFTSRRKARKTAAISAFVVLYLISNTFLVNAALNWWEPRQVNLRDIHEVYDVGVLLSGGLMDSNHPDEDHPVLGKRGDRVLQTFLLYKTGKIKKILITGTSSDQRIFLGKGETRLAARLMVKWGVPVEDIIFEEKARNTRENAKFSASILKQKFPSGKYVLITSAFHMRRSAGCFNKVGIQAATFPADFYGVYYQLRLQDFLIPDPGAIAAFSMLWHEWIGNVVYKLVGYT from the coding sequence ATGTTTTATTTTCTGTCCAAAGCAATAGATTTTGTGGCAATGCCGCTAAGCATTGTGTTCTTTTTGCTGCTTTACAGCTTGTTTACCAGCCGACGCAAGGCAAGAAAAACAGCCGCTATATCTGCTTTTGTGGTGCTGTATCTCATCTCAAATACTTTTCTGGTTAACGCCGCGCTGAACTGGTGGGAACCCAGGCAGGTTAACTTGCGCGATATCCATGAAGTCTATGATGTAGGGGTTTTACTTTCGGGCGGTTTGATGGATTCCAATCACCCGGATGAGGACCATCCCGTTCTGGGGAAGCGGGGCGACCGGGTTTTGCAGACCTTTCTGCTTTATAAGACAGGTAAAATCAAAAAAATCCTGATCACCGGAACAAGCTCGGATCAGCGGATATTTTTAGGAAAAGGGGAAACCAGGCTTGCTGCCAGATTAATGGTGAAATGGGGCGTGCCGGTCGAAGACATTATATTTGAAGAAAAGGCCCGAAATACGCGAGAGAATGCGAAGTTTTCAGCTTCAATTTTAAAACAAAAATTTCCTTCCGGTAAATATGTGCTGATCACCTCAGCATTCCATATGCGCCGGTCGGCCGGATGTTTTAATAAAGTAGGCATTCAGGCTGCCACTTTTCCGGCCGACTTCTATGGTGTGTATTATCAACTAAGGTTGCAGGATTTCCTGATCCCTGATCCCGGCGCGATCGCCGCTTTCAGCATGCTTTGGCATGAATGGATAGGGAATGTTGTTTACAAATTGGTGGGTTACACCTGA
- the pfkA gene encoding 6-phosphofructokinase, with translation MKRIGVFTSGGDAPGMNACIRAVVRGACYHGIEVYGIRRGYSGMIAGDLYKMESHSVSNIVQRGGTILKSARSKEFMTPEGRKTAYDNLQAAGIEGLVAIGGNGTFTGAMIFGNEYGIPTVGAPGTIDNDLYGTDYTIGFDTAVNTALDAIDRIRDTASSHDRIFFIEVMGRDSGYIAVQSGIAGGAELVMVPEVLTPISEVVETLKQGWSRSKSSSIIIVAEGDDEGSAQEVAEKIKGQVDENADIRVTTLGHTQRGGPPSAYDRILASRLGLGALEGLIGGQKNVMAGIINNDLVYTPFEDTIRLPKPINEDLLRMVKILSV, from the coding sequence ATGAAAAGAATTGGAGTATTTACCTCAGGAGGAGATGCCCCGGGTATGAACGCCTGCATTAGGGCGGTGGTGCGCGGAGCTTGCTACCATGGGATCGAAGTTTATGGAATAAGACGAGGATATAGCGGAATGATTGCCGGTGATCTCTATAAAATGGAGTCCCACTCGGTTAGCAATATAGTACAAAGAGGAGGAACGATCCTCAAATCGGCGAGAAGCAAGGAGTTCATGACGCCGGAAGGACGGAAAACTGCATATGATAACCTTCAGGCAGCTGGCATCGAAGGACTGGTTGCGATCGGCGGAAACGGAACATTCACGGGTGCGATGATCTTTGGCAACGAATACGGCATTCCAACCGTGGGCGCGCCGGGAACGATCGACAACGACTTGTACGGAACCGACTATACGATTGGATTCGATACGGCTGTAAATACGGCATTAGACGCGATCGACAGGATACGCGACACAGCGAGCTCGCACGACCGGATATTTTTTATTGAAGTAATGGGCCGCGACTCAGGTTACATTGCCGTGCAGTCCGGAATTGCAGGCGGTGCGGAACTGGTAATGGTGCCGGAAGTCCTTACGCCGATCTCCGAAGTGGTCGAAACTTTAAAACAAGGTTGGAGCCGTTCTAAATCTTCTTCAATCATTATTGTAGCGGAAGGTGACGACGAAGGAAGCGCACAGGAAGTGGCAGAAAAGATCAAAGGCCAGGTGGATGAGAATGCGGATATCCGCGTAACCACATTGGGTCACACGCAACGCGGAGGTCCTCCATCTGCTTATGACCGTATTTTGGCGAGCCGTCTGGGCCTTGGCGCTCTGGAAGGTTTGATTGGCGGACAAAAGAATGTAATGGCAGGGATTATCAACAATGACCTGGTTTACACGCCTTTTGAAGACACAATCCGCCTTCCCAAGCCTATTAATGAAGATTTGTTGAGAATGGTAAAAATATTGAGTGTGTAA
- a CDS encoding YfhO family protein, translating to MKNLISWQRAWPHLVAVVGFMILSIAYVSPVLQGKKLTAQDDVQAKGAAREVLDYKKQTGVWSGWTNGMFSGMPAYLVAADYPTSVSTKLGQAINRLLPAPANYFLIGMVSAYILFLVLGAGSWLAAIGGVAFAFSAFNVINLEAGHVSQVIAIMYAPGVLAGVILAFRKNWLAGAALTGLFLSLELYANHVQITYYLGIGIIILVIIESVSYIKKGLVKDLTLVLAGLAFAAVVAVGTHTTRLWNAFDYTKETIRGKSELTPRATPGGAATAEANGNGLDKQYAFTYSYGFGELLTLVIPNAYGGTSYGPLTNSSESYKTLVARGVDPASALSVIQQMPLYWGDQPIMGGPNYVGIIVFFLFVLGLFIVKNPIKYWAGGVILLYIIWALGKTFAGVNYLFFDYFPMFNKFRAMTMVVSLAQLLMVLVGVLALIEIVQKRVEWKEFQKSFLMTLGITGGVTLILALMPGVFFDFQAASDPQYVEQYLMPQMQDKAFAQQFMNSIVQDRASLMKNDAIRSLIFLLLAAGLVWFAMKDKVKPVLFYGTLLILVIFDLFGIDKRYLNDEDFLSSYAAQSVTTPSPADEQILRDPDPNYRVYDLSSRQGPTNSADASYFHKSLGGYHGAKLRRYQELFERQLATQKPNANIINMLNTKYILFPDQQGNKVAQTNPDALGNAWFVKSYKVVPNADAEMAALDSLKPKEEAVLDQKFAAKLAGLTLQPDSTDKIVLTSYKPNELTYESNSKAEGLAVFSEIYYNVRDEWKVTIDDKPADMLRANYILRALRVPAGKHTIKFSFEPVSVAIGSKIDLISSILLVALIAGAIFVQTKKEKNA from the coding sequence ATGAAAAATTTGATTTCATGGCAGCGTGCCTGGCCGCATCTTGTAGCGGTTGTTGGATTTATGATTCTTTCCATCGCGTACGTTTCTCCTGTTTTACAGGGCAAAAAACTCACTGCGCAGGATGATGTCCAGGCCAAGGGAGCTGCACGGGAAGTTTTGGATTATAAAAAACAAACCGGCGTATGGTCTGGCTGGACCAACGGGATGTTCTCAGGAATGCCTGCTTACCTCGTTGCCGCCGATTATCCCACGAGCGTTTCCACCAAGCTCGGGCAGGCTATTAACCGGCTTCTGCCCGCGCCAGCCAATTATTTCCTTATTGGCATGGTGAGTGCATATATTCTTTTTCTGGTGCTGGGGGCCGGGAGCTGGCTGGCCGCAATCGGTGGCGTTGCTTTCGCTTTTTCAGCATTCAATGTTATTAATCTCGAAGCGGGGCACGTTTCTCAGGTGATCGCGATCATGTACGCGCCGGGTGTTCTGGCAGGTGTGATCCTGGCTTTCAGGAAAAACTGGCTGGCGGGAGCCGCATTAACAGGCCTTTTTCTATCCCTGGAGCTTTACGCTAACCACGTTCAGATCACCTATTATCTTGGGATCGGGATCATTATATTGGTTATTATAGAGAGTGTTTCCTATATCAAAAAGGGGTTAGTTAAAGATCTTACATTGGTTTTGGCTGGTCTTGCTTTCGCCGCTGTTGTGGCTGTGGGTACGCATACGACACGCCTTTGGAATGCATTTGATTATACAAAAGAAACCATCCGCGGAAAATCCGAGCTTACGCCGCGGGCAACGCCGGGCGGTGCGGCAACGGCCGAGGCAAACGGGAACGGCCTGGACAAACAATATGCTTTTACATATAGTTATGGCTTCGGCGAATTGCTGACGCTGGTTATTCCCAACGCTTATGGCGGCACATCCTACGGCCCGCTTACCAACAGTTCCGAATCCTATAAGACATTAGTTGCAAGAGGAGTAGATCCTGCGTCTGCATTGAGTGTGATCCAGCAAATGCCGCTTTACTGGGGCGATCAGCCGATTATGGGCGGGCCGAACTATGTTGGCATTATCGTCTTCTTTCTTTTTGTTTTAGGTTTATTTATTGTAAAAAATCCGATCAAATACTGGGCTGGGGGCGTTATCCTGCTCTACATTATATGGGCTTTGGGTAAAACTTTTGCAGGGGTCAATTACCTGTTTTTTGACTATTTTCCTATGTTCAACAAGTTCAGGGCGATGACCATGGTCGTGTCGCTTGCGCAGCTTTTAATGGTGCTGGTAGGCGTGCTTGCGTTGATCGAGATCGTTCAAAAACGTGTAGAATGGAAAGAATTTCAGAAATCTTTCCTCATGACATTGGGCATAACTGGGGGTGTTACGCTTATTCTGGCGCTTATGCCGGGCGTATTTTTCGATTTCCAGGCAGCAAGCGATCCGCAATATGTTGAACAATATCTAATGCCGCAGATGCAGGATAAGGCATTTGCCCAGCAATTCATGAATTCCATTGTTCAGGATCGTGCCAGTTTGATGAAAAACGATGCGATCCGAAGCCTGATATTCCTTTTGCTGGCCGCCGGGCTGGTTTGGTTTGCCATGAAGGATAAGGTAAAACCCGTCCTGTTCTACGGAACGCTGCTGATACTTGTGATTTTCGACCTTTTTGGTATTGACAAAAGATATCTGAATGATGAAGACTTTCTGAGCAGTTATGCGGCTCAGAGCGTAACCACGCCATCTCCGGCTGACGAGCAAATTTTGCGCGATCCGGATCCGAATTACCGTGTTTACGATCTTTCATCGCGGCAAGGACCAACCAACAGCGCTGACGCTTCGTATTTTCACAAATCACTGGGTGGTTATCACGGCGCAAAACTGCGTCGCTATCAGGAATTGTTTGAGCGGCAACTCGCTACGCAAAAGCCTAATGCCAACATTATTAATATGTTGAACACCAAGTACATCCTTTTCCCGGATCAGCAAGGCAATAAAGTGGCCCAAACTAACCCCGATGCTCTTGGCAATGCGTGGTTTGTGAAAAGTTATAAGGTTGTGCCTAATGCAGATGCAGAAATGGCCGCATTGGATTCATTAAAACCAAAAGAAGAAGCAGTTCTTGACCAAAAATTCGCTGCCAAGCTCGCGGGCCTTACTTTACAACCCGACTCGACGGATAAGATCGTCCTGACCAGCTACAAGCCCAATGAACTGACCTACGAAAGCAACTCAAAAGCAGAAGGTTTAGCTGTATTTTCAGAGATATATTACAATGTCCGTGACGAATGGAAGGTTACTATCGATGACAAACCGGCCGATATGTTGCGTGCAAATTACATTCTGCGGGCGTTAAGGGTCCCTGCCGGAAAGCATACGATCAAATTCAGTTTCGAGCCCGTTTCTGTTGCTATTGGAAGTAAAATTGACCTGATTAGCTCGATATTATTGGTCGCATTGATCGCCGGGGCCATTTTTGTACAAACCAAAAAAGAGAAAAACGCATAG
- a CDS encoding DinB family protein, producing the protein MTDRKYPIGPFVLKENYTTEDVAQFLQIIATSASEYRKLVEGLGDDDLAKTYREGSWNIRQLIHHVGDIAILHYFRMKKAVTEPDYDAPTLINMDAWAATSDSLQMPIADSLNILDGTNQRYVFFAAALDEEALSKAYFHSIRQIWINQKAALAMSVWHLQHHLAHIKLALGQEL; encoded by the coding sequence ATGACAGACCGCAAATATCCCATAGGGCCATTTGTCCTGAAAGAAAATTATACAACAGAAGACGTCGCGCAGTTTCTGCAGATCATAGCCACCAGCGCATCTGAATATAGAAAGTTGGTAGAAGGCCTTGGAGACGATGATCTGGCCAAAACCTACCGGGAAGGAAGCTGGAACATTCGCCAGCTCATCCACCATGTGGGTGACATTGCTATTCTGCATTATTTTCGGATGAAAAAGGCCGTTACCGAGCCTGATTACGACGCGCCTACGTTGATAAATATGGACGCCTGGGCAGCAACTTCCGATTCGCTTCAAATGCCCATTGCGGATTCGCTCAACATCCTGGACGGTACGAACCAGCGCTATGTCTTTTTTGCCGCCGCCTTGGATGAGGAAGCTTTATCAAAGGCTTATTTCCATAGTATCCGGCAAATATGGATTAATCAAAAAGCGGCGCTTGCTATGTCGGTTTGGCATTTACAGCATCATTTGGCGCATATTAAGCTGGCTCTGGGACAAGAATTGTAA
- a CDS encoding MrcB family domain-containing protein: MDYFNELSRFLEQSQTDSLKTAHFADQFEGLKVKLSFGKGNPARVTWIAFLAEGQTITNGIYPFYLYYKKQNILILAYGLSETIPPAISWKSADQVKISTYFKKKDLGKPARYGASLVFKVYDPAKLDRTEVEGDLAEIILIYRQAVGQKPVPTKRKINTKVAFDYKAFQKSITSCNLHINPNFTLRFITSLLAKPFVILTGLSGSGKTKLALAFSKWLCESENQICLVAVGADWTNREPLLGYPNALEQGKYVKPDSGVLDLLLMAGKNPRKPYFLILDEMNLSHVERYFADFLSAMESGEHIRLHSGQSDMLDGVPAKIKLPKNLFIIGTVNIDETTYMFSPKVLDRANVIEFRVIKEEMEHFLSLDCTLSLDTLAGSGAVMAGDFMEIALMNVTESKHKPFIVNVLMSFFESLQHAGAEFGYRSAAEILRFAAIASKISPQWPVNEIIDAAIIQKLLPKVHGSRRKLEPVLRAIGTLCAKDGGKMDDYFNAKIPFSDLEEVYYPVTLEKLGRMYRSLVDNGFTSFAEA; the protein is encoded by the coding sequence ATGGATTACTTCAATGAACTTTCCAGGTTTCTGGAACAGTCGCAGACTGACAGTCTTAAAACTGCGCATTTCGCCGATCAATTCGAGGGGCTGAAAGTAAAGCTAAGCTTTGGAAAAGGCAATCCGGCAAGGGTTACCTGGATCGCTTTTCTGGCAGAAGGGCAAACGATCACCAACGGCATTTATCCATTTTATCTTTACTACAAAAAGCAAAATATCCTTATTCTCGCTTACGGATTAAGCGAAACCATTCCGCCCGCGATAAGCTGGAAATCGGCGGATCAGGTGAAAATTAGCACCTATTTCAAGAAAAAAGATCTGGGCAAACCCGCCCGTTACGGCGCTTCGCTGGTGTTTAAAGTATACGACCCTGCGAAACTGGATAGGACAGAAGTTGAAGGCGATCTGGCGGAGATCATCCTTATTTATAGGCAGGCCGTTGGCCAAAAGCCTGTTCCAACAAAAAGGAAAATCAATACGAAAGTTGCATTCGATTATAAAGCATTCCAAAAAAGCATTACCAGCTGCAACCTGCACATTAACCCCAACTTTACATTACGCTTTATTACGTCTTTGCTGGCCAAACCGTTCGTGATACTGACGGGACTGTCTGGTTCCGGGAAGACAAAACTGGCGCTGGCATTCTCCAAATGGCTTTGCGAAAGCGAAAATCAGATTTGTCTGGTGGCGGTCGGTGCAGACTGGACCAATCGTGAGCCGTTGCTGGGTTACCCCAATGCGCTGGAACAGGGTAAATATGTGAAGCCCGACAGCGGTGTGCTGGACCTCCTATTGATGGCCGGTAAAAATCCCAGGAAACCTTATTTCCTCATTCTCGATGAAATGAACCTGAGTCACGTCGAGCGCTATTTTGCTGATTTTCTGAGTGCTATGGAATCAGGCGAGCACATTCGGCTGCATTCGGGGCAGTCGGACATGCTTGATGGCGTTCCGGCGAAGATTAAGCTGCCGAAAAACCTGTTCATTATTGGCACTGTGAACATTGATGAAACCACTTACATGTTCAGTCCCAAGGTTTTGGACCGTGCCAATGTGATTGAGTTTCGGGTGATCAAAGAGGAAATGGAACATTTTCTGAGTCTGGATTGCACATTAAGCCTGGATACCCTGGCAGGCTCCGGCGCGGTTATGGCGGGTGATTTTATGGAGATCGCGCTGATGAATGTGACCGAATCCAAGCATAAGCCTTTCATTGTCAATGTATTGATGTCATTCTTCGAGTCGCTTCAGCATGCAGGTGCGGAATTCGGATATCGCAGTGCGGCGGAGATTTTACGGTTTGCAGCCATTGCCAGTAAGATATCCCCGCAATGGCCTGTCAACGAAATCATTGACGCTGCCATCATTCAAAAATTATTGCCCAAAGTGCACGGTTCCCGGAGAAAATTGGAACCTGTATTGCGTGCAATAGGAACATTATGTGCGAAAGACGGGGGCAAAATGGATGACTATTTCAATGCTAAAATTCCATTCTCCGATCTGGAAGAAGTGTATTATCCCGTAACCTTGGAAAAGCTCGGGAGAATGTACAGAAGCCTGGTCGACAACGGGTTCACCAGCTTTGCTGAGGCTTAA
- a CDS encoding DUF2357 domain-containing protein produces MDNGLTIIIEAGSEHVELKIVGEDNGQETIFYIDLLEAQENGEAQIQLIEGHFYEYSLSGSYSLKASEIVIPSKLSASAGRLAPNIYTGTASLELLEPKTRLKCADIKLEVRSKKASYRQDYRLMLEDITEKCTELLLAYRSPVTHNFTTDFHQDARTLYQRFAFIRSILQSEDFLNAVHKITAVPVLKWADYEQVIDIRRIGKLNGGILRQLSAPGNRVGLPETHSLHKRLGSVPIHIVTTSKVESADTLENRFVKHALNAFSALVSDFRTHAIAGSRLFEEAIVLENELHVLLTHPFFEAIGKPVMLSLNSPVLQRKAGYKEVLRVWLMFDLAAKLIWHGGDDVYEAGKKDVATLYEYWLFFQLLDLVREIFEITPTSIEDLIKPTADGLGLQLKQGKHVAVQGIFNGPSRKLNVEFSYNRSFSGKNDYPNPGSWTAGMRPDFTLTVWPVGISQAQAEKEELIVHIHFDAKYRVESFTEYKRDDLLKMHSYKDAIRRSAGAYVLYPGDGEKPFKWKGFNELIPGLGAFAVRPSRTNNGINALRNFLKDVTRHFLNRASQREKAAFHHYDIHKTQSTETVTEPLPETLGANRGLIPDETFVIIGYYKSAEQLSWIRKNKLYNFRTGTDSGSLPLGAKQANAKYLLLHGPGETISARLCKLKDAGPRIFSKEDLIKKNYPKPKGILYLVYRIDLKVEPEFENQRWDITKLAGYKPNRASSVPFVVSLSELTKALVK; encoded by the coding sequence ATGGACAACGGATTAACAATCATCATCGAAGCGGGCAGTGAGCATGTGGAGCTGAAAATCGTGGGTGAAGACAATGGACAAGAGACCATCTTTTACATTGATTTATTGGAGGCGCAGGAAAATGGCGAAGCGCAGATACAGTTGATAGAAGGTCATTTTTATGAATATAGCTTGTCCGGCAGTTACAGTTTAAAGGCTTCGGAAATTGTTATTCCATCCAAATTAAGCGCTTCTGCGGGACGTCTGGCACCCAACATTTATACAGGAACTGCGTCCCTGGAACTTTTGGAACCCAAAACGAGGCTTAAATGTGCGGACATTAAACTGGAAGTTCGCTCGAAAAAGGCGAGTTACCGGCAGGATTACAGGTTAATGTTGGAGGATATTACGGAAAAGTGCACTGAGTTGCTGTTGGCATATCGTTCGCCGGTTACCCACAATTTTACAACGGATTTTCATCAGGATGCGCGGACATTATACCAGCGTTTTGCTTTCATCAGATCTATTTTGCAATCCGAGGATTTCCTGAATGCAGTCCATAAAATAACGGCTGTGCCGGTTTTAAAGTGGGCGGATTATGAGCAAGTTATAGATATCAGAAGGATTGGAAAGTTAAACGGCGGAATCTTGCGTCAACTGTCAGCCCCGGGCAATCGGGTAGGGCTTCCTGAAACGCATTCGCTGCACAAGCGGCTTGGCTCTGTTCCCATCCACATCGTCACAACTTCAAAAGTTGAATCAGCGGATACGCTGGAAAATCGTTTTGTGAAACATGCGCTGAATGCTTTTTCAGCATTGGTCAGTGATTTCAGGACACATGCAATTGCTGGGAGCCGGCTTTTTGAAGAAGCCATTGTGCTGGAAAATGAGCTGCATGTGCTGTTGACACATCCGTTTTTCGAAGCCATCGGTAAACCTGTTATGCTTTCGCTGAACAGCCCGGTTTTACAGCGAAAAGCAGGTTATAAAGAGGTTTTGCGGGTTTGGCTGATGTTTGATCTGGCAGCGAAGCTGATTTGGCACGGTGGGGATGATGTGTATGAAGCCGGTAAAAAAGATGTTGCCACGCTTTATGAGTATTGGCTGTTTTTCCAGTTGCTGGACCTGGTAAGGGAGATTTTTGAAATTACACCTACCAGCATTGAAGACTTGATAAAGCCAACTGCGGACGGACTGGGGTTGCAGCTCAAACAGGGAAAACACGTCGCAGTTCAGGGCATATTCAATGGCCCTTCCCGGAAGTTAAATGTGGAATTCAGCTATAACAGGTCATTCTCGGGCAAAAATGACTATCCCAATCCTGGCAGCTGGACAGCCGGGATGCGACCGGATTTTACATTGACGGTTTGGCCGGTTGGGATAAGCCAGGCACAAGCCGAAAAAGAGGAGTTGATCGTTCACATTCATTTCGATGCAAAATATCGCGTCGAGTCTTTCACGGAATATAAGCGCGATGATCTTTTGAAAATGCATTCATACAAAGATGCAATCCGCAGATCCGCAGGTGCTTATGTGCTATATCCGGGCGATGGCGAGAAGCCGTTCAAATGGAAAGGATTCAACGAACTTATTCCCGGTCTGGGCGCTTTTGCTGTGCGACCATCCAGGACAAATAATGGCATCAATGCGTTGCGAAATTTTTTGAAAGACGTCACGCGCCATTTCCTGAACAGGGCATCGCAACGTGAAAAAGCGGCTTTCCATCATTATGACATTCATAAAACGCAAAGCACAGAAACTGTCACCGAACCTTTGCCCGAAACGCTTGGCGCAAACCGCGGGCTTATTCCGGACGAGACATTTGTGATCATTGGCTATTATAAAAGTGCCGAGCAGCTCAGCTGGATCAGGAAAAATAAGCTTTACAATTTCAGGACGGGCACCGACAGCGGCTCGCTGCCACTCGGCGCAAAGCAGGCCAATGCAAAATATTTGCTTCTGCACGGCCCCGGCGAAACCATTTCGGCCCGCTTATGCAAGCTCAAAGATGCCGGCCCCAGGATTTTTTCAAAAGAAGATTTAATCAAAAAGAATTATCCCAAGCCAAAAGGAATACTCTACCTCGTTTATCGCATTGATTTGAAAGTAGAACCGGAATTCGAGAACCAAAGATGGGATATTACAAAACTGGCCGGATACAAACCAAACAGGGCTTCCAGCGTTCCTTTCGTGGTAAGTCTCTCTGAATTAACGAAAGCTTTGGTGAAGTAA